A genomic stretch from Flavobacterium humidisoli includes:
- a CDS encoding SusD/RagB family nutrient-binding outer membrane lipoprotein, which produces MKYSFKIKTLGVALMAVSILSSCTGDFDEINKDPNSLTEDQLDATLAGPAFASALYAGIHNGSYSSPGVDDQGTWGIATGILSSTFIHYLNCGYGTERNAFVNGYEGRGWTRFYTVAAPALSNAIKASEGNAEATAILKIWKVFMYNQMVDAYGPIPYTEAGNGKDKVPYDSVEFIYADFFKLLDEANATLASTSVTSVASLAPNDRVYSGSVDKWRIFGNSMRLRLALRISDKEPANAKTQAEAAVAAGVMQTNDQSAFFKASNITPNNLNMIVNSWGYVMTSSMESILVGYNDPRLSKWFAPVATGAYRGNPVGGLEDQFGTTEFSKFNNDVLGNGAANTLSETKNIEIFMASENYLSRAEGALNGWNMGGDAKTLYETGIRLSLAQWGIVDATAVNAYINGTSLPTLPNILTLYPTLDLQDIPVKLPVAWSASTADQRTQIAVQKYLAIFPESWEAWADLRRSDAKVIYPVLNTDNPDAGVGKSLMKRIIYTTNEYSSNKAAVDDGVSKLGGPDSGGTRLWWDTK; this is translated from the coding sequence ATGAAATATAGTTTTAAAATAAAAACATTAGGAGTTGCATTAATGGCAGTTTCGATTTTATCAAGCTGCACCGGCGATTTTGATGAAATAAACAAAGATCCTAATTCATTAACTGAAGATCAGTTAGATGCTACATTAGCTGGTCCTGCATTTGCTTCGGCATTATACGCAGGTATACACAATGGTTCTTATTCATCACCAGGAGTAGACGATCAAGGTACTTGGGGTATTGCAACAGGTATTCTATCTTCAACTTTTATTCACTATTTAAACTGTGGATATGGAACAGAAAGAAATGCTTTTGTTAATGGATACGAAGGTAGAGGATGGACAAGATTTTACACCGTTGCTGCTCCAGCTTTATCAAATGCTATTAAAGCATCTGAAGGAAACGCAGAAGCTACTGCAATCTTAAAGATCTGGAAAGTTTTCATGTACAACCAAATGGTTGATGCTTACGGACCAATTCCTTATACTGAAGCAGGTAACGGAAAAGATAAAGTTCCTTACGACAGCGTAGAATTTATTTATGCAGATTTCTTTAAACTATTAGATGAAGCAAATGCAACATTAGCTTCAACTTCTGTAACTTCGGTTGCCTCTCTTGCCCCAAATGATAGAGTTTATTCAGGAAGTGTTGACAAATGGAGAATCTTCGGAAACAGTATGAGATTACGTTTGGCCTTAAGAATTTCGGATAAAGAACCTGCAAATGCAAAAACTCAAGCTGAAGCTGCAGTAGCTGCTGGAGTAATGCAAACAAATGATCAAAGCGCTTTCTTTAAAGCAAGTAACATTACGCCAAACAATTTAAATATGATTGTAAACAGCTGGGGTTACGTTATGACATCTTCTATGGAAAGTATCTTAGTAGGTTACAACGATCCGCGTTTATCTAAATGGTTTGCGCCAGTTGCTACGGGAGCTTATAGAGGAAATCCAGTTGGAGGTTTAGAAGATCAATTTGGAACTACAGAGTTCTCTAAATTTAACAACGATGTTTTAGGAAACGGTGCCGCTAATACACTTAGCGAAACTAAAAACATCGAGATCTTTATGGCTTCTGAAAACTACTTAAGTAGAGCAGAAGGAGCTTTAAATGGATGGAATATGGGCGGAGATGCTAAAACTTTGTATGAAACAGGTATTAGATTATCTCTTGCACAATGGGGAATTGTTGATGCAACTGCTGTTAATGCTTACATCAACGGAACTTCATTGCCAACATTGCCAAACATTTTGACTTTATATCCAACTTTAGATTTACAAGATATTCCAGTTAAATTGCCAGTGGCTTGGTCTGCATCTACTGCTGATCAAAGAACTCAAATTGCAGTTCAGAAATACTTAGCCATTTTTCCAGAATCTTGGGAAGCTTGGGCAGATTTACGTAGAAGCGATGCTAAAGTAATCTATCCAGTTTTAAACACTGATAATCCAGATGCTGGAGTTGGTAAATCTTTGATGAAAAGAATTATTTACACTACAAATGAGTACTCATCAAACAAAGCAGCTGTAGATGACGGAGTTTCTAAATTAGGAGGTCCAGATTCAGGTGGAACAAGACTTTGGTGGGACACAAAATAA
- a CDS encoding SusC/RagA family TonB-linked outer membrane protein: MIKSVLKLLFVICLFGFQGLQAQTTVKGTITDAQSGIPIPGANIIVKGTKTSASSDFDGKYSISVPNQSAVLVFTYVGSSTKEVAVGSQTTINVSLGPDTQQLGEVVVTALGIKREKKAITYSAQNVSVDELSEARSLNVANSLSGKVAGLNFSTTSNGVGSSSRITLRGNRSLNGNNQPLYVVDGVPISNGTTNTNPDIDTGGTTQPDGISNINPEDIASMTVLKGPSAAALYGSRASNGVIVITTKSGKSGKTSVSLSSNFMASSAYNLMNLQNEYGQGTNGNYVSNSSSSWGAPLDGRQVSAWQLVRNPNYAGPATQSYSPQKNNVIDFYKTGYNLANTLTVTAGNEKAQGYFSYTNTRAEGIVGGNQMDRHNLNLRLTSKITDKLTLDAKTNYIVQDIDNLLRTGEESIGTSAYLLPRSIAYNDYKDFEYIDAAGQRQVNYFLDETGAPGGNPFWSALRDDARTDKRNRFIGLASLKYEFTKTLSLQGRAGLDQMTNKNVRNRYATAAFNSNMGSYSESYETVSELNIDALLSYNEKFGDFSIGLNAGASSLQQNSSALNSGGVLSKRNFFALSNVQTVQSTSTASEKRINSVYGFGQIGFRNYLFLDLTARNDWSSTLPEDYFYPSFGLSAVLSDMFTLPEVISFAKLRASYAQVGNDTDPYQTQQRFSYIGGNGGMLYGQNTKANPNLKPEISSSSEFGADVRFFNNRLGLDFTYFKTLTNNQIFYINTPEPSGYSRAIVNGGDIENKGFEFTLTATPVQTENFSWDITANYASYKSKVKSIFEGRDELVIGEGRLVRSKVVKGGEYGDLYIKGFQRNEAGEILVNSAGIPLATNGFDVRAGNFNPDWTAGFKNNFKYKDFSLSFLVDFRIGGEVISYTQARQAGLGVSDITLAGRNGGIIVDGVVDNGNGTYTPNTTSINAEQYWTAIGQRTPIAEPFVYDATNIRLRELVFGYSMPKRLLGNSGFTSIDFSLVGRNLFFFLNKAKYFDPEAGAGTGNLQGIESFNIPSTRDYGVNVKFGF, from the coding sequence ATGATTAAAAGCGTACTAAAATTACTGTTTGTCATATGCCTTTTTGGGTTCCAAGGCCTACAAGCGCAGACAACAGTAAAAGGAACGATAACAGATGCTCAAAGCGGAATTCCAATTCCTGGAGCAAATATTATTGTTAAAGGAACTAAAACAAGTGCTTCATCAGATTTTGATGGTAAATACAGCATTAGCGTTCCAAATCAATCAGCAGTTTTAGTTTTTACTTATGTAGGATCTTCTACAAAAGAAGTTGCTGTTGGATCACAAACTACAATTAACGTATCTTTAGGTCCAGATACGCAGCAATTAGGAGAGGTAGTGGTTACAGCTCTTGGTATTAAAAGAGAGAAAAAAGCAATTACGTATTCTGCACAAAACGTTTCTGTAGACGAACTTTCTGAAGCTAGATCATTAAACGTTGCCAACTCACTTTCTGGTAAAGTGGCAGGTCTTAACTTCTCGACTACTTCAAATGGTGTTGGTTCTTCTTCTAGAATTACTTTAAGAGGTAACAGATCTCTTAACGGAAACAATCAGCCTCTTTATGTTGTGGATGGTGTGCCAATTAGTAACGGAACAACTAATACAAACCCTGATATTGATACAGGAGGAACTACACAGCCTGATGGTATTTCTAACATTAACCCAGAAGATATTGCTTCGATGACTGTCTTGAAAGGTCCATCTGCAGCAGCTCTTTACGGATCTAGAGCATCAAATGGTGTAATCGTAATTACAACTAAATCTGGTAAATCTGGAAAAACTTCAGTTTCGTTATCATCTAACTTTATGGCTTCTTCTGCTTATAACTTGATGAATTTACAAAACGAATACGGACAAGGTACAAATGGAAATTATGTTTCTAACTCAAGCTCAAGCTGGGGAGCACCTTTAGACGGGCGTCAGGTATCTGCTTGGCAGTTAGTTCGTAATCCAAATTATGCAGGACCAGCGACACAAAGCTATTCTCCACAGAAAAACAACGTTATTGATTTCTACAAAACAGGATATAACTTAGCAAACACTTTGACAGTTACAGCTGGTAACGAAAAAGCGCAAGGATATTTCTCTTACACTAACACACGTGCTGAAGGTATTGTTGGCGGAAACCAAATGGACAGACACAATCTTAACTTAAGATTGACTAGTAAAATTACAGACAAATTAACTTTGGATGCTAAAACAAACTACATCGTTCAAGATATCGATAACTTATTAAGAACTGGTGAAGAGTCTATCGGAACATCTGCTTATTTATTGCCTCGTAGTATCGCTTACAACGATTACAAAGATTTCGAATATATCGATGCTGCAGGACAAAGACAAGTTAACTATTTCCTTGACGAAACTGGAGCTCCAGGAGGAAACCCATTCTGGTCTGCTTTAAGAGATGACGCTCGTACAGATAAAAGAAATAGATTTATTGGTTTAGCTTCTCTTAAATATGAATTTACAAAAACGTTAAGTTTACAAGGTAGAGCTGGTTTGGATCAAATGACAAACAAAAACGTAAGAAACAGATATGCAACTGCAGCTTTCAACAGCAACATGGGTTCATACAGTGAATCTTATGAAACAGTAAGCGAGTTAAACATTGATGCTTTACTTTCTTACAATGAAAAATTTGGAGATTTCTCTATAGGTCTTAATGCTGGTGCGAGTTCATTGCAACAAAATAGTTCAGCTTTAAATTCTGGTGGTGTATTGAGTAAACGAAATTTCTTTGCCCTAAGTAATGTTCAAACAGTTCAATCTACATCTACAGCTTCAGAAAAAAGAATCAATTCTGTTTACGGATTTGGTCAAATTGGTTTCAGAAACTACTTATTCTTAGATTTAACAGCTAGAAATGATTGGTCTTCTACTTTGCCAGAAGATTATTTCTACCCATCTTTCGGTCTTTCTGCTGTTCTTTCTGACATGTTTACATTACCAGAAGTAATTAGTTTTGCAAAATTAAGAGCTTCTTATGCACAAGTTGGTAACGATACAGATCCTTATCAAACACAACAGAGATTCTCTTACATTGGAGGTAATGGTGGTATGTTATACGGACAAAACACTAAGGCAAATCCAAACTTGAAACCTGAGATTTCTTCTTCTTCTGAGTTTGGTGCTGATGTTAGATTTTTCAATAACCGTTTAGGTTTAGATTTCACATACTTTAAAACGTTAACGAATAACCAAATTTTCTACATCAACACTCCTGAGCCTTCTGGATATTCTAGAGCAATCGTAAACGGTGGAGATATCGAAAATAAAGGTTTTGAGTTTACGCTTACTGCAACGCCAGTTCAAACAGAAAACTTTTCTTGGGATATTACAGCAAACTACGCTTCTTATAAGTCAAAAGTAAAATCTATCTTTGAAGGACGTGATGAGTTAGTAATCGGTGAAGGACGTTTAGTAAGAAGTAAAGTAGTTAAAGGTGGAGAATATGGTGATTTATACATCAAAGGTTTCCAAAGAAATGAAGCTGGAGAAATTTTAGTAAACAGTGCTGGTATTCCATTGGCAACAAATGGTTTTGATGTTCGTGCTGGTAACTTTAATCCAGATTGGACTGCAGGTTTCAAAAATAACTTCAAATACAAAGATTTCTCTTTAAGCTTCTTAGTTGACTTTAGAATTGGTGGTGAAGTTATTTCATACACTCAAGCGAGACAAGCTGGTTTAGGGGTAAGTGATATTACTTTGGCAGGAAGAAATGGCGGAATCATTGTTGATGGTGTTGTAGATAACGGAAACGGAACTTATACTCCAAACACAACAAGCATCAATGCTGAACAATATTGGACAGCAATCGGTCAAAGAACTCCAATTGCAGAGCCATTCGTTTATGATGCTACAAACATCAGATTAAGAGAGCTTGTTTTTGGTTATTCAATGCCAAAACGTTTATTAGGCAACTCAGGATTTACAAGCATCGATTTCTCATTAGTAGGTAGAAACTTGTTCTTCTTCTTAAACAAAGCTAAGTACTTTGATCCAGAAGCAGGAGCAGGTACAGGTAACTTACAAGGTATAGAATCTTTCAACATTCCATCAACGAGAGATTATGGAGTGAATGTTAAATTTGGATTTTAA
- a CDS encoding glycoside hydrolase family 3 protein, with amino-acid sequence MRKTAIIFVMAVGFFNQTHAQKKYPYQDAKLPVEERVQDLLSRMTLEEKVRQMDMYRGDFFKDKEDFAKAKSAEKIGKLGIGAIHDLYPRSAKMINDLQTNVIKGNRWGIPALIMCEMLHGYLDEGSTAFPMNIGLGATWDVAVMDKVGKVIGMEARAHGVHFGFGPNLDLGREPRWGRVAETFGEDAFLNSEIGLAFIKGMQGDDLKSDRSIIAEPKNFAVHGIPQAGGNSSPILVGERSAREDHLPSFQKAFTKGGALGTMCAYSELDGIPCAANHWLLTDVLRKEWGFKGIVVSDLGAIKYIQTTHKVADSPKEAIREAVSSGVDMQFYDFSNEFWQNTIIELVNEKKLTTENIDRAAGGVLRLKFLLGLFENPYTEKNLIKERFHTPENQKVALEAAQKSMVLLKNENNILPLSKSLKNIAVIGPNANASRLGGYAPKNSVGMTVYEGVKELVGKTANVVYEEGVPLIVKGQIIPSKYLFTPDESQNGLKGEYFNNRNLEGTPALTRIDSQLEFDWPWAPGDGVNVDDFSIRWTGFLKSDQALDGWLGLSSDDGIRMYIDDQLVIDNWTKGATSMVTVPKNIEKGKKYKVRIEMWEGGWGARAHFRWNLEKVNLQPAIEAAKKADVAIVVLGESNELVEENRDVASLDLFGIQQQLIEEIQKTGTPVVCVLLNGRPLSTNWIAENIPAVLEGWFPGELGGRAVADVLFGDYNPGGRLPITVPKSVGQLPIYYNQKPSAIHKYVAESEHPLYSFGYGLSYTKFEYSNLKLNTSEIKPNGEIKVSVDVKNTGDRDGDEVVQLYINDVYSSVTTPEKTLRGFKRLNIKKGETVTVDFTLTKDELGLYNREMKFVVEPGDFEVMVGGNSADLLKTKFKVSN; translated from the coding sequence ATGAGGAAAACGGCCATTATTTTTGTAATGGCTGTTGGTTTTTTTAACCAGACCCATGCCCAGAAAAAGTATCCGTACCAGGATGCAAAATTACCAGTAGAAGAAAGAGTTCAGGATTTGCTAAGCCGTATGACACTTGAAGAAAAAGTGCGTCAGATGGATATGTATAGAGGAGATTTTTTTAAAGATAAAGAAGATTTTGCTAAAGCTAAATCGGCAGAAAAAATCGGGAAGTTGGGAATTGGAGCTATTCATGATCTTTATCCGCGTTCAGCTAAAATGATCAATGATCTTCAAACGAATGTAATCAAAGGAAACCGTTGGGGAATTCCTGCGCTGATTATGTGTGAAATGCTTCACGGTTATTTAGACGAAGGAAGTACAGCTTTCCCAATGAACATAGGGCTTGGAGCAACTTGGGATGTTGCCGTGATGGATAAAGTGGGTAAAGTAATTGGTATGGAAGCCAGAGCGCATGGAGTTCATTTTGGTTTTGGACCAAACTTAGATTTAGGACGCGAACCAAGATGGGGACGTGTTGCTGAAACTTTCGGAGAAGATGCTTTCTTGAACAGTGAAATTGGTTTGGCTTTTATTAAAGGAATGCAAGGAGACGATTTAAAATCAGATCGATCTATTATTGCAGAGCCTAAAAACTTTGCCGTTCATGGTATTCCGCAAGCGGGAGGAAATTCTTCGCCAATTTTGGTTGGAGAACGTTCAGCAAGAGAAGACCATTTACCATCTTTTCAAAAAGCATTTACAAAAGGTGGTGCGTTAGGAACTATGTGTGCGTATTCTGAATTGGACGGAATTCCTTGTGCAGCAAATCATTGGTTATTGACAGATGTTTTAAGAAAAGAATGGGGATTTAAAGGAATTGTAGTTTCAGATTTAGGAGCTATTAAATACATTCAAACCACTCATAAAGTTGCTGATTCTCCAAAAGAAGCTATTAGAGAAGCTGTTTCTTCTGGCGTTGATATGCAGTTTTATGATTTTAGCAATGAGTTTTGGCAAAACACTATTATTGAATTGGTAAATGAAAAGAAATTGACAACGGAGAATATCGACCGTGCGGCGGGAGGGGTTTTACGTTTGAAATTCTTGTTAGGATTATTTGAAAATCCGTACACAGAAAAAAATCTAATTAAAGAGCGTTTTCATACTCCAGAAAATCAGAAAGTTGCTTTAGAAGCAGCTCAAAAATCTATGGTTTTATTGAAAAATGAAAACAATATTTTGCCTTTAAGTAAATCGTTAAAAAATATCGCTGTTATCGGACCAAATGCAAATGCTTCAAGATTGGGAGGTTACGCTCCGAAGAACAGTGTCGGAATGACGGTTTATGAAGGAGTTAAGGAATTGGTTGGAAAAACGGCTAATGTAGTTTACGAAGAAGGAGTTCCATTAATTGTAAAAGGACAAATTATTCCATCTAAATATTTATTTACACCAGACGAATCTCAAAACGGATTAAAAGGAGAATATTTCAATAACAGAAATCTGGAAGGAACGCCAGCATTGACTCGTATTGACAGTCAATTAGAGTTTGACTGGCCTTGGGCGCCTGGAGACGGTGTAAATGTGGATGATTTTTCTATTAGATGGACAGGATTCTTAAAATCTGATCAAGCATTGGATGGTTGGTTAGGATTAAGTTCTGATGACGGAATCAGAATGTATATCGATGACCAATTGGTAATAGACAACTGGACAAAAGGAGCGACCAGTATGGTGACGGTTCCTAAAAATATTGAAAAAGGTAAAAAATATAAAGTCCGCATCGAAATGTGGGAAGGAGGCTGGGGAGCCAGAGCTCATTTTCGTTGGAATTTAGAAAAAGTAAATTTACAGCCAGCAATCGAAGCTGCTAAAAAAGCAGATGTTGCGATTGTAGTTTTAGGAGAATCTAACGAGTTGGTAGAAGAAAACAGGGACGTTGCTTCTTTAGACTTATTTGGAATCCAGCAGCAATTGATTGAAGAGATCCAAAAAACAGGAACTCCAGTAGTTTGCGTGTTATTAAATGGTCGTCCACTATCTACAAACTGGATTGCTGAAAATATTCCAGCAGTTTTGGAAGGATGGTTTCCAGGTGAGTTAGGAGGAAGAGCTGTAGCCGATGTTTTATTTGGAGATTACAATCCTGGAGGAAGATTGCCAATTACAGTTCCGAAATCAGTAGGGCAATTACCTATATATTATAACCAAAAGCCATCTGCAATACATAAATATGTAGCAGAAAGCGAGCATCCTTTATATTCGTTCGGTTACGGATTAAGTTACACGAAATTTGAATATTCTAATTTAAAGCTGAATACTTCTGAAATTAAACCAAATGGAGAAATAAAAGTTTCTGTTGATGTTAAAAACACAGGAGACAGAGATGGAGATGAAGTTGTTCAATTGTATATAAATGATGTATATAGTTCTGTAACGACACCAGAGAAAACTTTGAGAGGTTTCAAACGATTAAATATTAAGAAGGGAGAAACTGTAACTGTTGATTTTACACTTACTAAGGACGAATTAGGCCTTTATAACAGGGAAATGAAGTTTGTTGTAGAGCCTGGAGACTTCGAAGTAATGGTTGGTGGAAACTCAGCGGATCTTCTAAAAACCAAATTCAAGGTTTCGAACTAA
- a CDS encoding GH92 family glycosyl hydrolase — protein sequence MVLNTKNKFKTACILYMLFFSITIFAQQPADFVNPFIGTSNYGAAYPGPIAPRGMASISPFNVAGVKNTPMEKDSQWLSNPYVNENTFLTGFSQVNLSGVGCPELGVILLMPTTGAVEIDHLKYGSTYSNEVAKAAYYSVNIDKYKVKGEFTASKRAGVSRFTFPKGQSNILLNLGLGLTNEEGAMVKVVSSTEIEGMRSVGSFCYNSPEDAYPVYFVAQFSKPADKFGVWKKPSKYNGVEAQWMGYNGKARIMENTIKTVVGDSIGSYFTYKFEKEETVEVKIGISYVSIENARENLAKEVGNRSFDAIYKETYNEWNEELSKILVEGGSKDDNTIFYTALYHTLIHPNILNDINGEYPVIKRTKIGKTDGTRYTVFSLWDTYRNVHQLMSLVYPKQQSDMVKSMLSMFDENGWLPKWELNSTETFTMVGDPASIVITDSYMRGIRDYDINKAYYAMLKGADNIENNPLRPGLKDYIKKGYLTTDNKGPVSTTQEYNISDYSISLMANEFGDKDNVKRFKERSLSYRKLFDKNLNLLRPRTADGKWYEPFDPTSGANFEENVGFIEGNAWQYAFMVPHDINGLKKLMGGDQAFSAQLQKIFDTKQFDMANEPDIANPYLFNYVKGEEYKAQETVKKLVREYFKNEPKGLPGNDDTGTMSAWLVYSMMGIYPISPGDPIYTITTPMFHRVTIKLDPRYYKKESIVIERQENNGGKINSIELNGKTQNSFFISHDDFVNGTKLKVIQN from the coding sequence ATGGTTTTAAATACTAAAAATAAATTTAAGACAGCATGTATTTTATACATGCTGTTTTTTAGCATAACAATTTTTGCGCAGCAGCCTGCCGATTTTGTAAATCCGTTTATTGGGACTTCCAATTATGGGGCGGCTTATCCAGGACCAATTGCACCACGCGGAATGGCAAGTATTAGTCCGTTTAATGTGGCTGGAGTAAAAAATACACCGATGGAAAAAGATAGCCAATGGCTTTCGAATCCTTATGTGAATGAGAATACCTTTTTGACAGGATTTAGTCAAGTGAATTTAAGCGGTGTTGGATGTCCAGAATTGGGCGTTATTTTATTGATGCCAACGACTGGAGCAGTAGAAATCGATCACTTAAAATACGGTTCTACTTATTCTAATGAAGTTGCAAAAGCAGCCTATTACAGCGTAAACATCGACAAGTATAAAGTAAAAGGCGAATTCACGGCTTCAAAACGAGCTGGGGTTAGCAGATTCACTTTCCCGAAAGGGCAATCTAATATTTTATTAAATCTTGGCTTGGGATTGACAAATGAAGAAGGTGCAATGGTAAAAGTAGTTTCTTCTACAGAAATTGAAGGAATGCGATCTGTGGGTTCATTTTGCTATAACAGCCCAGAAGATGCTTATCCAGTTTATTTTGTGGCTCAATTTTCGAAACCTGCCGATAAATTTGGAGTTTGGAAAAAACCTTCAAAATACAACGGCGTTGAAGCACAATGGATGGGTTACAACGGAAAAGCTAGAATAATGGAGAATACAATCAAAACCGTTGTAGGTGATAGTATTGGAAGTTATTTTACTTATAAATTCGAAAAAGAAGAAACAGTTGAAGTGAAGATCGGAATTTCGTACGTAAGTATCGAAAATGCCCGTGAAAACTTAGCAAAAGAAGTAGGTAACAGATCTTTTGACGCAATTTACAAAGAAACCTACAACGAATGGAATGAAGAATTGTCTAAAATTTTGGTTGAAGGTGGTTCAAAAGATGATAACACGATTTTTTATACAGCTTTATATCATACTTTAATTCATCCCAATATTTTAAATGATATTAACGGAGAATATCCAGTAATCAAAAGAACTAAAATTGGCAAAACCGATGGCACTCGTTATACCGTATTTTCTTTATGGGATACTTACCGAAATGTGCATCAGCTGATGTCTTTGGTTTATCCAAAACAGCAATCTGATATGGTAAAAAGCATGTTGAGCATGTTTGATGAAAACGGTTGGCTTCCCAAATGGGAATTGAATTCGACAGAGACCTTTACCATGGTTGGAGATCCAGCAAGTATTGTAATTACAGATAGTTATATGAGAGGAATTCGTGATTATGATATTAATAAAGCCTATTATGCGATGTTGAAAGGCGCAGATAATATTGAAAATAATCCGCTTCGTCCAGGATTGAAAGATTATATCAAAAAAGGATATTTGACAACTGACAACAAAGGTCCAGTTTCGACTACTCAGGAATACAATATTTCAGATTATTCTATTTCGCTTATGGCCAACGAATTCGGGGACAAAGACAATGTAAAACGTTTTAAAGAACGTTCATTATCCTACAGAAAATTATTTGATAAAAACTTAAATCTTCTTCGTCCAAGAACGGCTGACGGAAAATGGTACGAGCCATTTGATCCTACATCTGGAGCTAATTTTGAAGAAAATGTTGGCTTTATCGAAGGAAACGCTTGGCAGTATGCATTTATGGTTCCGCACGATATTAACGGATTAAAGAAATTAATGGGTGGTGATCAAGCCTTTTCGGCTCAATTGCAGAAAATATTTGATACCAAACAATTTGATATGGCAAACGAACCAGACATTGCCAATCCGTATTTGTTTAATTATGTGAAAGGTGAAGAATATAAAGCGCAGGAAACCGTAAAAAAATTGGTTCGCGAATATTTCAAAAATGAACCAAAAGGATTACCAGGAAATGATGATACCGGAACTATGTCGGCTTGGTTAGTGTATTCGATGATGGGAATTTATCCGATATCGCCGGGAGATCCAATTTACACCATTACAACGCCAATGTTTCATAGAGTGACGATTAAATTAGATCCAAGATATTATAAAAAAGAAAGCATCGTAATTGAAAGACAAGAAAATAATGGCGGGAAAATCAATTCGATTGAACTAAACGGAAAAACACAGAACAGCTTTTTTATTTCGCACGATGATTTTGTGAATGGAACAAAGCTTAAAGTGATTCAAAACTAA
- a CDS encoding alpha-L-fucosidase — protein sequence MKRGIFIIALLFSAQIFAQAIYEDERYVPETDPAVLKNLDEWQGKKFGLLMHWGTYSQWGIVESWSICPEDYGWCERKKGSNPSNYNDYIKDYEGLRKTFNPVKFDPEKWAKAAKYAGMKYMVFTTKHHDGFNMYDTKYSDYKITSKDVPFHTNPKADVLKEIFNSFRGEGISTGAYFSKPDWHNENYWDPYFPPFDRNVNYDPSLYPEKWQKYVDFTHNQILEILTNYGKVDILWLDGGWVRKRDQVNIKENYDEKFTENESKNGFIKHRVVDQDPKMDELVAKARAKQPGLIVVDRAVHGKNQNYLTPEGRVPAKTLPYPWESCIPAGGGWSYSPGATYMTGRQGIHMLVDIVAKGGNLLLNIAPSPEGEWDKGAYDLLQAYGDWMKVNSTAIYNTKPIEPYKEENICFTQNKAGNVFAFYLAKDGEDKIPAEVTVKSISPKKGTKITMLGSKTSLKWTKEGNGFKVIIPESLRNNLPAKEAWTLKIEAINR from the coding sequence ATGAAAAGAGGAATATTCATTATCGCCCTTTTATTTTCAGCTCAGATATTCGCGCAGGCGATATATGAAGATGAAAGATACGTACCAGAAACAGATCCGGCAGTATTAAAAAACTTAGATGAATGGCAAGGCAAAAAATTTGGTCTGCTAATGCACTGGGGAACTTACAGCCAATGGGGTATTGTAGAATCTTGGTCTATTTGTCCTGAAGATTACGGGTGGTGTGAACGTAAAAAAGGAAGTAATCCATCTAATTATAATGATTATATAAAAGATTACGAAGGGTTAAGAAAAACATTTAATCCTGTAAAATTTGATCCAGAAAAATGGGCAAAAGCAGCGAAATATGCTGGGATGAAATACATGGTTTTTACAACAAAACACCATGACGGATTTAATATGTATGATACTAAATATTCTGATTACAAGATAACTAGTAAAGATGTTCCTTTTCATACAAATCCAAAAGCAGATGTTTTAAAAGAAATTTTCAACTCTTTTAGAGGCGAAGGTATTTCTACAGGAGCTTACTTTTCAAAACCAGACTGGCACAACGAAAACTACTGGGATCCTTATTTTCCGCCATTTGACAGAAACGTAAACTACGATCCGTCTTTGTATCCAGAAAAATGGCAAAAATATGTTGACTTTACACACAACCAGATTTTAGAAATTTTGACTAATTATGGTAAAGTGGATATTCTTTGGTTAGACGGAGGATGGGTTCGTAAAAGAGATCAAGTAAACATCAAAGAAAACTACGACGAGAAATTTACTGAAAACGAATCTAAAAATGGTTTCATCAAACACAGAGTGGTAGATCAAGATCCAAAAATGGACGAATTGGTTGCAAAAGCACGTGCAAAACAACCAGGTTTAATTGTGGTGGATAGAGCGGTTCACGGTAAAAACCAAAACTACTTAACTCCAGAAGGGCGTGTTCCTGCTAAGACTTTGCCTTATCCTTGGGAATCTTGTATTCCAGCAGGCGGTGGATGGTCTTATTCTCCAGGCGCTACTTACATGACTGGAAGACAAGGAATTCACATGTTAGTTGACATTGTGGCAAAAGGCGGAAACTTATTATTAAACATCGCGCCAAGTCCAGAAGGAGAATGGGATAAAGGGGCGTACGATTTATTGCAAGCTTACGGTGATTGGATGAAAGTAAACAGTACAGCGATTTACAACACCAAACCAATCGAGCCTTACAAAGAAGAAAACATTTGTTTTACACAAAATAAAGCGGGTAATGTATTTGCATTTTATTTAGCTAAAGACGGGGAGGATAAAATTCCTGCTGAAGTTACAGTAAAATCTATCAGTCCTAAAAAAGGAACAAAAATTACCATGTTAGGTTCTAAAACTTCTTTAAAATGGACAAAAGAAGGAAACGGATTTAAAGTAATTATTCCAGAAAGTTTAAGAAACAATCTTCCTGCAAAAGAAGCTTGGACTTTAAAAATTGAAGCGATCAACAGATAA